One stretch of Cohnella algarum DNA includes these proteins:
- a CDS encoding LuxR C-terminal-related transcriptional regulator, with protein MAQTIGERFGRFMEKDFVGRSFETAFFERCLTRLNETVERILNVYGTAGIGKTLLLSRYAAIAERHGALQITVDARYTAPKPESFCREMIGRLAESERAEPERDPGPRTETDAGERCIALLNERAGRQRIVLAFDSYEEMGDLDYWLRTMLLPRLHANILVVVAGRHPLEGPWKHLPAWKRLVVRLPLAELSYEDIREYLGKWGIADEAKVDTIWLKTLGHPLALSLLTPVSAEERPDRPPSSNSLSIDESLEQLLDDWMREVRGEELKTLVYAASTVFTFQQELLGELTEKTVPDDLFEELIGLSFVAASEGGWHIHELVRETIRRSFRKRRPNTFASYEARAMRYYRGLVERGLASGESILRPLAELLHRSGNPVLRAHYRQVWETNHFTEPLDEFNREEAKAYVRRRLQMNETRKVRCSDPLSGRMFRFALPSAVDRSRLELLPPLDELCRASPDAVRLLRGRDGRVVGLFAIVPVYARTFGLLAEAKVSRAYFAALPEAEKRRLQAAEAPADTWYVYAMDVEDLGEETYRADSLHAVFERLLSGCLLIESPPPHDYYRLAKLSLGFDVFPGAEHADYGGDDPSPTYVLDTRQHRLYDYICRLTGEKAAGSERVSTPPMPMPEKHGGLTEREREVAGLLAQGYTNAEIASSLFISEAAVKKHVNSMLSKYGLKNRTQLAAALLEA; from the coding sequence GTGGCACAGACGATCGGGGAACGATTCGGCCGTTTCATGGAGAAGGATTTTGTCGGGCGCTCGTTTGAAACGGCGTTTTTCGAACGCTGTCTGACCCGGCTGAACGAAACCGTCGAGCGCATTTTGAATGTGTACGGAACGGCCGGAATCGGCAAAACGCTGCTGCTGAGCCGGTATGCGGCCATTGCGGAGCGGCACGGGGCGCTGCAGATTACGGTGGATGCCCGTTATACGGCCCCAAAGCCCGAGTCCTTCTGCCGCGAAATGATCGGGCGATTGGCGGAATCCGAACGGGCGGAGCCGGAGCGGGACCCGGGGCCGCGGACGGAGACGGATGCGGGCGAACGCTGCATCGCGCTCCTGAACGAGCGCGCCGGCCGGCAGCGTATCGTATTGGCTTTTGACAGCTATGAAGAAATGGGAGACCTCGACTACTGGCTGCGGACGATGCTGCTGCCGCGGCTGCACGCGAACATTTTGGTCGTCGTTGCCGGCCGCCATCCGCTCGAAGGGCCCTGGAAGCATCTTCCCGCCTGGAAGCGGCTCGTCGTTCGCTTGCCGCTTGCCGAGTTGTCCTACGAGGACATAAGGGAGTACTTGGGAAAATGGGGCATCGCGGACGAAGCCAAGGTCGATACGATCTGGCTCAAAACGTTAGGCCATCCGCTGGCCTTGTCGCTGCTTACGCCGGTCAGCGCGGAGGAACGTCCGGACCGGCCGCCGTCTTCGAATTCCCTGTCCATCGACGAATCGCTGGAGCAACTGTTGGACGATTGGATGCGGGAGGTAAGGGGAGAAGAGCTGAAAACGCTCGTCTACGCGGCGTCGACCGTGTTTACGTTCCAGCAGGAGCTGTTGGGGGAATTGACCGAAAAAACGGTGCCCGACGACCTGTTCGAGGAGCTGATCGGGCTGTCGTTCGTCGCCGCTTCGGAAGGCGGCTGGCATATTCACGAGCTCGTCCGCGAAACGATTCGCCGGAGCTTTCGGAAAAGAAGGCCGAACACGTTCGCCTCGTACGAAGCGAGAGCGATGCGCTATTACCGGGGGCTCGTCGAACGCGGGCTGGCCAGCGGCGAATCGATTCTGCGCCCGCTTGCCGAGCTGCTGCATCGTTCGGGCAATCCCGTTTTGCGCGCGCATTACCGGCAGGTATGGGAGACGAACCATTTTACCGAGCCGCTCGACGAGTTTAATCGGGAGGAAGCGAAAGCGTACGTGCGGCGCCGGCTGCAAATGAACGAAACGCGCAAGGTCCGGTGCTCCGATCCGTTATCCGGCCGGATGTTCCGGTTCGCGCTCCCGTCCGCCGTGGACAGGAGCCGGCTGGAGCTGCTCCCGCCGCTGGATGAGCTTTGCCGGGCGAGTCCCGACGCGGTCCGGCTGCTGCGGGGGAGGGATGGGCGCGTCGTCGGCCTGTTCGCGATCGTCCCGGTCTATGCCCGGACGTTCGGGCTGCTGGCGGAAGCGAAAGTTTCGCGGGCGTATTTCGCGGCGCTGCCCGAGGCGGAAAAACGCAGGCTGCAGGCGGCGGAAGCGCCCGCCGACACCTGGTACGTCTATGCGATGGACGTCGAGGATTTGGGCGAGGAGACGTATCGCGCGGATTCGCTTCATGCGGTGTTCGAACGGCTGTTGAGCGGATGCCTGCTCATCGAATCGCCGCCTCCGCACGACTACTATCGCCTGGCCAAGCTCAGCCTCGGATTTGACGTTTTTCCCGGGGCGGAGCATGCGGATTACGGCGGGGACGATCCCTCGCCGACGTACGTACTCGATACGAGGCAGCATCGGCTGTACGACTACATTTGCCGTCTGACCGGCGAAAAAGCGGCCGGAAGCGAACGCGTTTCTACGCCGCCGATGCCGATGCCGGAAAAGCACGGCGGCCTGACCGAACGGGAGCGCGAGGTCGCCGGG
- the ilvB gene encoding biosynthetic-type acetolactate synthase large subunit: MTDEHWLDEETKKRLRQPDPVSGSEILLRMLLLEGVRCVFGYPGGAVLYIYDAMHGNPDFRHLLTRHEQGAIHAADGYARSTGRTGVCLATSGPGAANLVTGIATAHMDSVPLVVITGNVATSLIGTDSFQEADIVGITQPITKHSYFVRNVEDLARTIKEAFYIAGTGRKGPVLIDIPKDVSAAVTDFAYPEDVSIPGYDPEPPVDSLSVSRLAEAIRGSRKPLLLAGGGIVQAGASAELEKLAETTGIPVTTTLLGLGGYPGDRELWLGMPGMHGTYAANQALLQCDLLISVGARFDDRVTMRLDGFAPNARIAHIDIDAAEIGKLVPTAIPVIGDAKRALRELNERLAGFSFDFSPWTDFLKGLKQTHPLRYADAETPLKPQYVIEMISRTTNGEAIVTTDVGQHQMWTAQFYRFRHPRSLLTSGGLGTMGFGFPAAIGAQIGNPGRTVVSVNGDGGMQMCAQELAICAIHRIPVKIVVINNGTLGMIKQWQELIYEGRFSHIDLSGSPDFVKLAEAYGVKGLRAASRSEAERAWREALDTPGPVLIDFVVSRDELVYPMVPQGMALQDMILGEEEGA, from the coding sequence ATGACAGACGAACATTGGCTCGACGAAGAGACGAAAAAACGGCTGCGGCAGCCGGACCCGGTGTCGGGCTCGGAAATTTTGCTCCGCATGCTGCTGCTGGAAGGCGTCAGGTGCGTATTCGGCTACCCGGGAGGAGCCGTTCTTTATATTTACGATGCGATGCACGGAAATCCGGATTTCCGCCATTTGCTGACGCGGCACGAGCAAGGGGCGATTCACGCGGCGGACGGCTACGCGCGGTCGACGGGGCGGACGGGCGTCTGCCTCGCCACTTCCGGACCGGGAGCGGCCAATCTCGTCACCGGCATCGCCACCGCGCACATGGACTCGGTGCCGCTGGTCGTCATTACCGGCAATGTGGCCACCTCGCTCATCGGCACCGACTCGTTTCAGGAGGCGGACATCGTCGGCATCACCCAGCCGATCACGAAGCACAGCTACTTCGTGCGCAACGTCGAGGATTTGGCGCGTACGATCAAGGAGGCTTTTTATATTGCCGGAACCGGCCGCAAAGGCCCGGTCCTGATCGACATCCCGAAGGACGTGTCGGCGGCCGTCACGGATTTCGCGTATCCGGAGGACGTCTCGATCCCCGGGTACGATCCGGAGCCGCCGGTCGATTCGCTCTCGGTATCGAGGCTGGCCGAGGCGATTCGCGGCTCGCGGAAGCCGCTGCTGCTCGCCGGAGGCGGAATCGTGCAGGCCGGAGCGTCGGCCGAATTGGAGAAGCTCGCGGAAACGACCGGCATTCCGGTGACGACGACGCTGCTCGGGCTTGGCGGCTATCCCGGCGACCGGGAGTTGTGGCTCGGCATGCCCGGCATGCACGGAACGTATGCCGCCAACCAGGCGCTGCTGCAGTGCGATCTGCTCATCTCCGTCGGAGCCCGGTTCGACGACCGCGTGACGATGAGGCTGGACGGGTTCGCGCCGAACGCGCGGATCGCCCACATCGATATCGACGCCGCCGAAATCGGCAAGCTCGTGCCGACGGCGATTCCCGTCATCGGCGACGCGAAACGGGCGCTGCGCGAGCTAAACGAACGGCTCGCCGGCTTTTCGTTCGACTTCTCGCCATGGACCGATTTTTTGAAAGGGTTGAAACAAACGCATCCCTTGCGCTACGCGGACGCGGAAACGCCGCTGAAGCCGCAGTATGTCATCGAAATGATCTCCCGTACGACGAACGGCGAAGCGATCGTGACGACCGATGTCGGGCAGCATCAAATGTGGACGGCGCAATTTTACCGGTTCCGGCACCCCCGCTCGCTCCTTACGTCGGGCGGCCTCGGGACGATGGGCTTCGGGTTCCCGGCCGCGATCGGCGCCCAGATCGGCAATCCGGGGCGGACGGTCGTGTCCGTCAACGGAGACGGGGGCATGCAGATGTGCGCCCAGGAGCTGGCCATTTGCGCGATTCACCGGATCCCGGTCAAAATCGTCGTCATCAACAACGGCACGCTCGGCATGATCAAGCAATGGCAGGAGTTGATTTATGAAGGCCGCTTCAGCCATATCGACCTGTCGGGAAGCCCGGACTTCGTCAAGCTCGCCGAAGCGTACGGCGTCAAGGGGCTCCGGGCGGCATCCCGGTCCGAAGCCGAGCGGGCATGGCGCGAGGCGCTCGACACGCCGGGACCGGTGCTGATCGACTTCGTCGTCTCCCGGGACGAGCTGGTTTATCCGATGGTGCCCCAGGGCATGGCGCTGCAGGACATGATTCTGGGAGAGGAGGAAGGAGCATGA
- the ilvN gene encoding acetolactate synthase small subunit: MREKHFISALVADRPGVLQRTAGLFSRRGYNIDSVAIGSCEREGMSRIVVTVDGDEPLVGQICSQLQKLIDVIEVRHLNRHPSVARELMLVKLAVRPDQRNEVGALVDRFRCSIIDVGESSMIVQSVGEREKNEAFLRLIQPYGILEMTRTGETAMTRA, encoded by the coding sequence ATGAGGGAAAAGCATTTCATTTCGGCGCTGGTCGCCGACCGGCCTGGCGTGCTGCAGCGGACGGCCGGGTTGTTTTCCCGGCGCGGCTACAACATCGACAGCGTCGCGATCGGATCGTGCGAACGCGAAGGGATGTCCCGGATCGTCGTGACGGTCGACGGGGACGAGCCGCTCGTCGGCCAAATTTGCAGCCAGCTGCAGAAGCTGATCGACGTCATCGAGGTCCGGCATCTGAACCGGCACCCTTCCGTCGCCCGGGAGTTGATGCTCGTCAAACTGGCGGTTCGGCCGGACCAGCGAAACGAAGTGGGAGCGCTGGTCGACCGTTTCCGCTGCAGCATCATCGACGTCGGGGAAAGCTCCATGATCGTCCAATCCGTCGGCGAGCGCGAAAAAAACGAGGCGTTCCTTCGCCTGATTCAACCCTACGGCATATTGGAGATGACCCGAACCGGAGAAACGGCGATGACACGGGCGTAG
- the rpiA gene encoding ribose-5-phosphate isomerase RpiA: MEPNMKKLAAEKAVEWLEPGMLVGLGTGSTAYWAIKRIAERVKEGLDIRAVASSVRSEQLAAEWGIPLVPIEEVDRIDVTIDGADEVDSRFNLIKGGGGALLREKVLAASSAKLYIVADESKRVETLGQFPLPVEIVPFATRLTLNRLKELGCEPVIRTEKDQAYRTDNGNLIADCKFGSIPDPERLTVQLNQIPGVVENGLFAGMTSAVVFGRSDGTIDVSEVKPG, encoded by the coding sequence ATGGAACCGAATATGAAAAAGCTGGCCGCCGAGAAGGCGGTCGAGTGGCTGGAGCCGGGAATGCTGGTCGGCCTCGGCACCGGCTCCACCGCCTACTGGGCGATCAAGCGGATCGCGGAACGCGTGAAGGAAGGGCTCGATATTCGGGCTGTCGCAAGCTCCGTCCGTTCCGAGCAGCTGGCGGCCGAATGGGGAATCCCGCTCGTCCCGATCGAGGAAGTCGACCGCATCGATGTGACGATCGACGGAGCGGACGAAGTGGATTCCCGGTTCAATCTGATCAAAGGCGGGGGAGGGGCGCTGCTGCGGGAGAAGGTGCTCGCGGCAAGCAGCGCCAAGCTTTATATCGTGGCCGACGAGTCGAAACGGGTGGAAACGCTCGGGCAATTTCCCCTGCCCGTCGAAATCGTTCCGTTCGCGACGCGGCTGACGCTGAACCGGTTGAAGGAACTCGGGTGCGAGCCTGTCATTCGAACGGAAAAGGACCAGGCATACCGGACGGATAACGGCAACCTGATCGCGGATTGCAAGTTCGGTTCGATTCCGGATCCGGAGCGGCTGACGGTGCAGCTGAACCAAATTCCCGGCGTCGTGGAAAACGGGCTGTTCGCGGGCATGACGTCGGCGGTCGTTTTCGGCCGCAGCGACGGGACGATCGACGTATCGGAGGTCAAGCCGGGCTGA
- the uvrA gene encoding excinuclease ABC subunit UvrA, translated as MANENIVIKGARAHNLKNIDVTIPRDKFVVLTGLSGSGKSSLAFDTIYAEGQRRYVESLSAYARQFLGQMDKPDVDSIEGLSPAISIDQKTTSRNPRSTVGTVTEIYDYLRLLYARIGRPHCPTHGVEIASQTVEQMVDRIMEYPERTRLQILAPIVSGRKGEHAKLLADVQKQGFVRVRVNGEIRDLSEKIELEKNKKHSIEVVVDRIVVKEDVAPRLADSLETALKLSEGQVIVDVMDKEELMFSSKLACPVCGFSMEELTPRMFSFNSPFGACPDCDGLGVKMVVDPDLLVPDRSRSINEGAFDAWAGGASTYYPQFLAAVCAHYGIPMDAPVSEIGDKQLNMLLYGTGSEKIRFRYENEFGHTRDAMVAFEGVVHNLERRYRETASDFIREFVEQYMSSKPCETCKGHRLKKESLAVTVGERNISYVTSLSIGEAQSFFAGLSLNEKEKAIANLILKEINSRLGFLVNVGLGYLTLSRAAGTLSGGEAQRIRLATQIGSSLMGVLYILDEPSIGLHQRDNDRLIQALEHMRDLGNTLIVVEHDEDTMLAADYLIDIGPGAGIHGGTVVAHGTPKEVMGDENSLTGAYLSGRKFIPVPLERRKPNGKWLEVKGAKENNLKNLNVKFPLGVFTAVTGVSGSGKSTLVNEILYKTLARDLNKAKTRPGEYKELTGLEHLEKVIDIDQSPIGRTPRSNPATYTGLFDDIRDVFAMTNEAKVRGYKKGRFSFNVKGGRCEACKGDGIIKIEMHFLPDVYVPCEVCKGKRYNRETLEVKYKGKNISEVLEMTIENATEFFQNLPRIHRKLQTLMDVGLGYMTLGQPSTTMSGGEAQRVKLAAELYRRSTGKTLYILDEPTTGLHAHDIARLLEVLQRLVESGESVLVIEHNLDVIKTADYLIDLGPEGGSGGGTLVGTGTPEQLAANPNSYTGKYLAPILERDRARTEAAMAKA; from the coding sequence TTGGCCAACGAGAATATCGTCATTAAAGGGGCTCGCGCCCACAATTTGAAAAATATAGACGTAACCATCCCGCGGGATAAATTTGTCGTGTTGACGGGACTTAGCGGATCCGGCAAATCCTCGCTCGCGTTCGATACGATCTATGCGGAAGGCCAGCGGCGTTACGTGGAATCGTTGTCCGCCTATGCCCGCCAGTTCCTCGGGCAGATGGACAAACCGGACGTCGACTCGATCGAGGGGCTGTCGCCGGCCATTTCGATCGACCAGAAGACGACGAGCCGCAACCCGCGTTCGACGGTCGGAACGGTAACCGAAATTTACGACTATTTGCGGCTTTTGTATGCCCGCATCGGCCGGCCCCATTGCCCGACCCACGGGGTGGAAATCGCTTCGCAAACGGTGGAGCAGATGGTGGACCGCATTATGGAATATCCCGAGCGCACCCGGCTGCAGATTCTCGCCCCGATCGTGTCCGGACGCAAGGGAGAGCATGCGAAGCTGCTAGCCGACGTGCAGAAGCAGGGCTTCGTTCGCGTCCGCGTCAACGGGGAAATTCGCGATTTGTCCGAGAAGATCGAACTGGAGAAAAACAAGAAGCACTCCATCGAGGTCGTCGTCGACCGCATTGTCGTCAAGGAGGACGTGGCGCCCCGGCTCGCCGATTCGCTCGAAACGGCGCTGAAGCTGTCCGAGGGACAGGTGATCGTGGACGTCATGGACAAGGAGGAGCTGATGTTCAGCTCCAAGCTGGCTTGCCCGGTTTGCGGCTTTTCGATGGAGGAGCTGACGCCGCGGATGTTTTCCTTCAACTCGCCTTTCGGCGCTTGTCCGGATTGCGACGGGTTAGGCGTGAAAATGGTCGTCGACCCCGATCTGCTCGTCCCGGACCGCTCGAGGAGCATCAACGAAGGAGCGTTCGACGCTTGGGCGGGGGGCGCGTCCACGTATTACCCGCAGTTTTTGGCGGCCGTATGCGCGCATTACGGCATCCCGATGGACGCGCCGGTTTCGGAGATCGGCGACAAGCAGCTGAACATGCTTTTGTACGGGACCGGCTCGGAGAAAATCCGGTTCCGCTACGAGAACGAGTTCGGCCATACGCGCGATGCGATGGTCGCCTTCGAGGGCGTCGTGCACAATTTGGAACGGCGATACCGCGAAACGGCGTCCGACTTTATTCGCGAATTCGTCGAGCAGTACATGAGCTCGAAGCCTTGCGAAACTTGCAAAGGGCATCGCCTGAAGAAGGAATCCCTCGCGGTGACGGTCGGCGAACGCAACATTTCGTACGTGACGTCGTTATCGATCGGGGAGGCGCAGTCGTTTTTCGCCGGGTTGTCGCTCAACGAGAAGGAGAAGGCCATCGCCAACCTCATTTTGAAAGAGATTAACAGCCGGCTCGGCTTCCTCGTGAACGTAGGCTTGGGCTACTTGACGCTGTCGCGGGCCGCGGGCACGCTGTCCGGCGGCGAAGCGCAGCGCATTCGCCTCGCGACGCAGATCGGCTCCAGCTTGATGGGTGTCCTGTACATTTTGGACGAGCCCAGCATCGGACTCCACCAGCGCGACAACGACCGGCTTATTCAGGCGCTGGAGCATATGCGCGATCTCGGAAACACGCTCATCGTCGTCGAGCACGACGAGGACACGATGCTGGCGGCCGATTACCTGATCGACATCGGACCGGGGGCGGGCATTCACGGCGGGACGGTCGTCGCCCACGGAACGCCCAAGGAAGTGATGGGCGACGAGAATTCGCTGACCGGCGCCTACCTGAGCGGGCGGAAATTTATCCCCGTTCCGCTGGAACGCCGCAAGCCGAACGGCAAGTGGCTGGAAGTGAAGGGCGCGAAAGAAAACAACCTGAAAAATTTGAACGTCAAGTTCCCGCTGGGCGTATTTACGGCGGTTACGGGCGTTTCCGGGTCCGGGAAGTCGACGCTCGTCAACGAGATTTTGTACAAAACGCTGGCCCGGGATTTGAACAAGGCCAAGACGCGTCCGGGCGAGTATAAGGAATTGACCGGGCTCGAACATTTGGAAAAGGTAATCGACATCGACCAGTCTCCGATCGGACGCACGCCGCGATCCAATCCGGCGACGTATACCGGGCTGTTCGACGATATTCGCGACGTTTTCGCGATGACCAACGAAGCGAAAGTCCGCGGCTACAAAAAGGGACGCTTCAGCTTTAACGTCAAGGGCGGCCGCTGCGAGGCGTGCAAGGGCGACGGCATCATCAAGATCGAGATGCACTTCCTGCCGGACGTTTACGTCCCATGCGAAGTTTGCAAGGGCAAACGCTACAACCGCGAAACGCTCGAAGTCAAATACAAGGGCAAAAACATATCGGAAGTGCTGGAAATGACCATCGAGAACGCGACGGAATTTTTCCAGAACCTCCCGCGCATCCACCGCAAGCTGCAAACGCTCATGGATGTCGGGCTCGGCTATATGACGCTGGGCCAGCCTTCGACGACGATGTCCGGCGGGGAAGCGCAGCGCGTGAAGCTGGCGGCCGAACTGTACCGCCGGAGCACCGGCAAGACGCTGTACATTCTCGACGAGCCGACGACGGGGCTGCACGCCCACGACATCGCCCGTTTGCTCGAAGTGCTGCAGCGGCTCGTCGAATCGGGCGAGAGCGTGCTTGTCATCGAGCACAATCTCGACGTCATCAAGACGGCCGATTATTTGATCGACCTGGGGCCCGAAGGCGGCAGCGGCGGCGGCACGCTGGTCGGCACCGGCACGCCGGAGCAGCTCGCGGCCAATCCGAATTCGTACACGGGCAAGTATCTCGCGCCGATACTGGAACGGGATCGCGCGCGCACCGAAGCGGCGATGGCCAAAGCTTGA
- a CDS encoding GNAT family N-acetyltransferase, whose translation MNAEKNERPKISLARPEDLPAIVDIYNSTVASRQVTADLEPVSVESRIPWFEAHSPERRPIWVAKRGEHIAGWASLSDFYGRPAYDGTAELSIYVGETDRGAGVGSRLIEHAIAECPRLGIKSLLGFVFAHNGPSLGLLGKYGFERWGYYPRIAVLDGAERDVVVLGKRLG comes from the coding sequence GTGAACGCGGAGAAAAACGAACGACCGAAGATCTCGCTCGCCCGCCCGGAAGATCTGCCTGCCATTGTCGACATATACAATAGTACCGTTGCGAGCCGGCAAGTCACGGCCGATCTGGAGCCGGTATCGGTCGAAAGCCGAATCCCCTGGTTTGAAGCGCATTCGCCCGAACGCAGGCCCATTTGGGTCGCCAAGCGGGGGGAGCACATTGCCGGTTGGGCCAGCTTGAGCGATTTTTACGGACGTCCGGCTTATGACGGCACAGCGGAACTCAGCATCTACGTAGGCGAAACCGACCGCGGCGCCGGCGTCGGCAGCCGGCTGATCGAGCATGCCATAGCGGAATGTCCGAGGCTCGGGATCAAATCGCTGCTCGGATTCGTGTTCGCCCATAACGGACCGAGCCTCGGTCTGCTGGGCAAATACGGCTTCGAGCGCTGGGGCTATTACCCGAGGATCGCCGTTCTGGACGGAGCGGAACGCGACGTGGTCGTGCTGGGCAAGCGATTGGGTTGA
- the uvrB gene encoding excinuclease ABC subunit UvrB, whose product MAEISPGDVKFRVVSDYEPQGDQPEAIRKLSEGLEAGIKHQTLLGATGTGKTFTIAHTIARANRPTLVIAHNKTLAAQLCSEFKEFFPDHAVEYFVSYYDYYQPEAYIPSSDTYIEKDSSINDEIDKLRHSATSALFERRDVIIVASVSCIYGLGSPEEYRDLRLSLRVGMERSRNAILHKLVDIQYQRNDINFTRGTFRVRGDVIEIFPVSRSDRAVRVELFGDEIERITEIDTLTGEIVGEREHVVIFPASHFVTAEEKMKLALVNIERELEERLAELRAENKLLEAQRLEQRTRYDLEMMAEMGFCSGIENYSGPLTFRERGATPYTLMDFFPDDYLVVIDESHVTLPQIRAMYNGDQARKSVLVDHGFRLPSAKDNRPLRFEEFESKVNQIIYVSATPGPYEIENCPTMVEQIIRPTGLVDPIIEVRPTKGQIDDLLGEIRIRIAKDERVLVTTLTKKMAEDLTDYLKEVGIKVRYLHSDIKTLERMAILRELRLGEFDVLVGINLLREGLDLPEVSLVAILDADKEGFLRAERSLIQTIGRAARNSEGRVIMYGDKITDSMEKAISETERRRAIQTAYNEKHGITPQTIRKKVRDVIEATKVAEQKSGYLTGVGNVEKMSKKERQSVIQRLEAEMKEAAKSLQFERAAELRDALLELKAEM is encoded by the coding sequence ATGGCGGAAATTTCGCCGGGAGACGTAAAGTTTCGGGTCGTGTCCGATTACGAGCCGCAAGGAGATCAGCCGGAAGCGATCCGAAAGCTGTCCGAAGGGCTTGAAGCCGGCATCAAGCATCAAACGCTGCTGGGCGCGACGGGAACGGGCAAAACGTTTACGATCGCCCATACGATTGCCCGGGCGAACCGGCCTACGCTCGTCATCGCGCACAACAAGACGCTGGCCGCTCAGCTTTGCAGCGAGTTCAAGGAATTTTTCCCGGATCATGCGGTCGAATATTTTGTCAGCTATTACGACTACTATCAGCCGGAGGCGTATATTCCGTCTTCGGACACGTATATCGAAAAAGATTCCAGCATCAACGACGAGATCGACAAGCTGCGGCACTCCGCCACGTCGGCGCTGTTCGAGCGCAGGGACGTCATCATCGTCGCGAGCGTCTCGTGCATCTACGGCTTGGGCTCGCCGGAGGAATACCGCGATTTGCGGCTCAGCCTGCGCGTCGGGATGGAACGTTCGCGCAACGCCATCCTGCACAAGCTCGTCGACATCCAATACCAGCGCAACGATATCAACTTTACCCGGGGAACGTTCCGGGTCCGGGGCGACGTCATCGAGATTTTCCCCGTATCGCGAAGCGACCGGGCGGTAAGGGTCGAGCTGTTCGGCGACGAAATCGAACGGATCACCGAGATCGACACGCTGACCGGCGAGATCGTCGGCGAGCGGGAACACGTCGTCATTTTCCCGGCCTCCCACTTCGTGACGGCCGAAGAGAAGATGAAGCTCGCGCTCGTCAACATCGAGCGGGAGCTTGAGGAACGGCTTGCCGAGCTGCGCGCCGAAAACAAGCTGCTGGAAGCGCAGCGGCTGGAGCAGCGGACCCGTTACGATCTGGAAATGATGGCGGAGATGGGGTTCTGCTCCGGCATCGAGAACTATTCGGGGCCGTTGACGTTCCGCGAGCGGGGGGCGACGCCGTATACGCTGATGGACTTTTTTCCCGACGATTATTTGGTCGTTATCGACGAGTCCCACGTCACGCTGCCGCAAATCCGCGCGATGTACAACGGGGACCAGGCGCGGAAATCCGTGCTCGTCGACCACGGCTTCCGCCTGCCTTCGGCGAAGGACAACCGTCCGCTCCGGTTCGAGGAATTCGAAAGCAAGGTCAATCAGATCATCTACGTTTCGGCCACTCCCGGCCCTTACGAGATCGAGAATTGCCCGACGATGGTCGAGCAGATTATCCGTCCGACCGGCCTTGTCGATCCGATCATCGAAGTGCGCCCGACGAAGGGGCAAATCGACGACCTGCTGGGCGAAATCCGGATCCGCATCGCCAAGGACGAGCGCGTGCTCGTGACGACGCTCACGAAGAAGATGGCGGAGGATTTGACCGACTATTTGAAGGAAGTCGGAATCAAGGTCCGGTATTTGCACTCGGACATCAAGACGCTGGAGCGGATGGCGATTTTGCGCGAATTGCGGCTCGGCGAGTTCGACGTGCTCGTGGGCATCAACCTGCTGCGGGAAGGCCTCGACCTGCCGGAAGTTTCCCTCGTGGCGATTCTCGACGCCGACAAGGAAGGCTTCCTGCGCGCGGAACGCTCGCTTATCCAGACGATCGGGCGCGCGGCCCGCAACTCCGAGGGTCGAGTCATCATGTACGGCGACAAGATCACGGATTCGATGGAGAAGGCGATTTCGGAAACCGAGCGCCGCCGCGCCATTCAGACCGCCTACAACGAAAAGCACGGCATTACGCCGCAAACGATCCGCAAAAAGGTGCGCGACGTTATCGAAGCGACCAAAGTGGCGGAGCAGAAGAGCGGCTATCTGACCGGCGTGGGCAACGTGGAGAAGATGTCGAAGAAGGAGCGCCAGTCGGTCATTCAGCGTCTGGAGGCGGAGATGAAGGAAGCGGCGAAAAGCCTCCAGTTCGAGCGGGCCGCCGAGCTTCGCGACGCTTTGCTCGAGCTGAAGGCGGAAATGTAG
- a CDS encoding autorepressor SdpR family transcription factor, which translates to MNDAFKALSDPTRRQIIQLLKARDLSAGEIAEHFNISKPSISHHLNILKNAHLIQDVRHGQNIIYSLNMTVVQETLGWFLNLIGTKGDEEK; encoded by the coding sequence GTGAACGACGCGTTCAAAGCGCTGTCCGATCCGACCCGCAGGCAAATCATTCAGCTCCTTAAAGCCCGCGATTTGTCCGCCGGGGAGATCGCCGAGCATTTCAACATTTCCAAGCCCAGCATTTCGCACCATCTGAACATTCTTAAAAACGCGCACCTCATCCAGGACGTCCGCCACGGCCAGAATATCATCTATTCGCTGAACATGACGGTCGTCCAGGAAACGCTCGGCTGGTTTCTCAACCTGATCGGAACGAAGGGAGACGAAGAAAAATGA